The Sorangiineae bacterium MSr11367 genome window below encodes:
- a CDS encoding PQQ-binding-like beta-propeller repeat protein: protein MLMVTLVTTLVLVRLRRVGTGSATAPTKASQAADASLDEGHSLQAVPLSAATARVPEQTARMHHGDARRTHRAHGHGPVEPKVVWKTPVGGPIQAQVVASADESTLYVASLGGTLTALGRDGRIAWKVDLNGRVYSTPCVGNDGSVYVGSDARTFYAVSPTGTVRWKLDTESDADTGPALAPNGTIVFASGRTVYAVGSAGSIAWRFRAKGKVFTAPAVAEDGTIYVGAQDHRAYALAPNGTVRWSVDLGADVDGAPAIGDDGAVYFGTDADEIVRLGVKGEIVWRARVGGYVRGGLSIGRDGDVLAGVYGPLPRQVRVAAASGKLLGAFDVAGTGARDFGVHGGALEDDDGTLYFGGQDDAAYAVDRSGKPRWRFVTGADVDAPLTLLRDGSLVVPSDDGMVYLLAAPAH from the coding sequence ATGCTGATGGTCACCTTGGTGACCACACTCGTGCTCGTGCGCCTTCGCCGCGTCGGCACGGGGAGTGCGACCGCGCCAACGAAGGCGTCGCAGGCCGCCGACGCCTCGCTCGATGAGGGGCACTCGCTGCAGGCTGTGCCGCTTTCCGCGGCAACGGCGCGGGTGCCGGAACAGACCGCGCGCATGCACCACGGCGATGCACGTCGCACGCACCGCGCGCATGGGCATGGCCCGGTCGAACCGAAGGTCGTGTGGAAGACGCCGGTCGGTGGACCCATCCAGGCGCAGGTCGTCGCATCGGCGGATGAATCGACGCTGTACGTCGCCTCCCTCGGCGGAACACTGACCGCCCTTGGCCGCGACGGCCGCATCGCGTGGAAGGTCGACCTGAACGGACGCGTGTACAGTACACCTTGCGTCGGCAACGACGGGTCCGTGTACGTCGGCAGCGACGCCCGAACCTTCTACGCCGTGTCACCGACCGGCACCGTGCGCTGGAAGCTCGACACCGAGTCCGACGCCGACACCGGGCCGGCCCTCGCCCCCAATGGCACGATCGTCTTTGCCTCGGGCCGCACCGTCTACGCGGTAGGCTCCGCGGGGAGCATCGCCTGGCGCTTCCGGGCCAAGGGAAAAGTGTTCACCGCCCCTGCCGTCGCCGAGGATGGAACCATCTACGTGGGCGCCCAGGATCACCGTGCGTACGCACTGGCGCCAAACGGTACAGTCCGCTGGTCCGTCGATCTCGGGGCCGATGTCGACGGGGCACCGGCCATCGGGGACGACGGCGCCGTGTACTTCGGGACGGACGCCGACGAGATCGTGCGGCTTGGCGTCAAAGGAGAAATCGTCTGGCGGGCCCGCGTGGGCGGCTACGTGCGCGGTGGTCTTTCGATCGGTCGAGATGGTGACGTGCTCGCGGGCGTCTACGGGCCGTTGCCGCGTCAGGTGCGTGTGGCGGCGGCCAGCGGCAAGCTGCTCGGAGCCTTCGACGTGGCGGGGACGGGCGCGCGCGACTTCGGGGTCCACGGCGGCGCCTTGGAGGATGACGATGGCACCCTCTATTTCGGTGGACAGGACGATGCGGCCTACGCGGTGGACCGCTCTGGTAAACCACGCTGGCGTTTTGTAACGGGAGCGGACGTGGATGCACCGCTCACGCTGCTGCGGGACGGGTCGCTCGTCGTCCCATCCGATGATGGAATGGTGTACCTACTTGCCGCCCCTGCGCATTAG
- a CDS encoding serine/threonine protein kinase has protein sequence MSDPESRDSGTLEVERRVSFAGVALESLKPGIVLMQKYRIESILGRGGMGVVVAALNLAIDQRVALKFLTSESQRSPSSVERFTREARAAGKLRSEHVAKVIDVGRVDFGSPYIVMELLEGNDLKQLIADDGPLPVPRAVDYLLQAIDAVAEAHKHGIVHRDLKPANLFLTKRESGEPIIKLLDFGISKFQDVTDDPDRPGITVTSAFLGSPAYASPEQCRSPKYVDARSDIWSLGAVLYELLTGRRPFRGGSEAEVFAAVLEHDPAPMRSLRPEIPSALEAVVSRCLRKKPEERFPSVADLAVALTPLGTGQWTSCAERAVSLLGQDTTSIDRGRRSSRRRLLILGALLLAGAGGAIVSMRHRTQAPPEPKPVASEPAPSTSAALPVATIRAPAPPSATAPAVPSTKPTTKPTTSTSGRARSPDGGKKEPPSVGSLLETRQ, from the coding sequence GTGAGCGATCCGGAATCGCGTGATTCGGGAACCCTCGAGGTGGAGCGCCGGGTGTCGTTCGCCGGCGTTGCCCTCGAGTCGCTGAAGCCAGGCATCGTCCTGATGCAAAAGTACAGGATCGAGAGCATCCTCGGTCGTGGCGGAATGGGCGTGGTGGTGGCCGCATTGAACCTCGCCATCGACCAGCGGGTGGCGCTCAAGTTTCTGACGTCGGAGAGCCAGCGCAGTCCGAGCTCGGTCGAGCGCTTCACGCGCGAGGCGAGGGCCGCGGGCAAGCTCAGAAGCGAGCACGTTGCGAAGGTGATCGATGTGGGGCGCGTCGATTTCGGCTCGCCCTACATCGTGATGGAGCTCCTCGAGGGCAACGACTTGAAGCAGCTGATCGCCGACGACGGGCCGTTGCCGGTTCCGCGCGCCGTCGACTACCTTCTCCAAGCGATCGACGCGGTCGCCGAGGCGCACAAGCACGGCATCGTGCACCGCGACTTGAAGCCGGCGAATCTCTTTCTGACGAAGCGTGAATCGGGCGAGCCGATCATCAAGCTATTGGACTTCGGGATTTCCAAGTTCCAAGACGTGACCGACGATCCCGATCGCCCCGGCATCACGGTGACGTCGGCCTTTCTCGGCTCGCCCGCCTACGCATCGCCCGAACAGTGTCGCTCGCCGAAGTACGTGGATGCGCGAAGCGATATCTGGTCCCTTGGTGCGGTACTCTACGAGCTGCTCACGGGACGTCGTCCCTTTCGGGGCGGCTCCGAGGCCGAGGTTTTCGCTGCGGTGCTGGAGCACGATCCTGCTCCGATGCGATCGCTGCGGCCGGAGATCCCCTCGGCACTCGAGGCGGTGGTCTCCCGTTGCTTGCGCAAGAAGCCCGAGGAGCGCTTTCCCTCGGTGGCCGATCTCGCCGTCGCCCTGACCCCCCTCGGTACCGGCCAATGGACCTCGTGCGCCGAGCGCGCGGTGAGCCTTCTCGGCCAAGATACGACGAGCATCGACAGGGGACGCCGCTCATCGCGCCGTCGGCTTCTCATCCTCGGCGCGCTGCTTCTCGCCGGCGCCGGCGGCGCCATCGTATCCATGCGTCACCGCACGCAGGCTCCCCCCGAGCCCAAGCCCGTCGCCTCGGAGCCTGCACCCTCGACGTCCGCAGCCCTCCCCGTCGCAACGATCCGTGCGCCCGCGCCCCCTTCCGCCACGGCGCCTGCCGTGCCGTCGACAAAGCCGACGACGAAGCCCACCACCTCGACATCGGGCCGCGCCCGATCGCCCGACGGCGGAAAGAAGGAGCCCCCCTCAGTGGGCAGCCTTCTCGAAACGCGTCAGTGA
- a CDS encoding EcsC family protein — protein MNSPHDFPPPSGSQLTPYEQSALDDVVAASLSPYRTPISTLVHVLNGPVSDSEPDMMARGIWRFLAAATDLASRTVPSERLRDLRRLAMRPMRSVADIARLDLWEVDETARWLESKYAIMGALLGIGTAGFGLRGLMVGKPLVTWLAMRQISEYGRRYGFDLSDPHERTFATQIFVASLCPRLLPRDAGPDHLSAVTNAAKRVSRFAGVFDMVRGAVRKVLQSKKVRASPVVMAIGAAVYNAWFMRGVARTAAIAYRERFIARKYHVPVAALESFEQLPPTRPSRSEVCPPVPYERSDEARPASAKVGVAR, from the coding sequence GTGAACTCACCGCACGATTTCCCGCCTCCCTCGGGATCGCAGCTCACGCCCTACGAACAGTCCGCGCTCGACGACGTCGTCGCTGCGTCGCTGTCGCCGTACCGAACGCCGATCTCGACGTTGGTGCACGTGCTGAACGGACCCGTGTCGGACTCCGAGCCCGACATGATGGCCCGCGGCATATGGCGCTTCCTCGCGGCCGCCACCGACTTGGCGTCGCGCACCGTCCCGAGCGAGCGGCTGCGTGACCTGCGCCGTCTGGCCATGCGGCCGATGCGTTCGGTCGCGGACATCGCACGGCTCGATCTGTGGGAGGTCGACGAGACGGCGCGATGGCTCGAGTCGAAGTACGCGATCATGGGGGCGCTGCTCGGGATCGGCACCGCGGGTTTCGGGCTTCGCGGGCTCATGGTCGGCAAGCCGCTCGTGACGTGGCTCGCGATGCGCCAGATCAGCGAGTATGGCCGGCGCTACGGGTTCGACCTGAGCGATCCGCACGAGCGCACCTTCGCGACGCAGATCTTCGTCGCGTCGCTGTGCCCGCGCTTGTTGCCGCGCGATGCGGGGCCGGACCATCTATCGGCGGTGACGAACGCGGCGAAGCGCGTCTCACGGTTTGCCGGCGTCTTCGACATGGTCCGCGGCGCGGTTCGCAAGGTGCTGCAGTCGAAGAAGGTGCGCGCGAGCCCGGTCGTCATGGCCATCGGCGCGGCCGTGTACAATGCCTGGTTCATGCGCGGTGTGGCCCGCACCGCGGCCATCGCCTACCGAGAGCGCTTCATCGCGCGCAAGTACCACGTGCCGGTGGCCGCACTCGAGTCCTTCGAGCAATTGCCCCCTACGAGGCCGTCGCGAAGCGAAGTTTGTCCGCCTGTCCCATACGAAAGAAGCGACGAAGCTCGTCCCGCATCGGCAAAAGTCGGCGTGGCGCGATGA
- a CDS encoding DNA translocase FtsK 4TM domain-containing protein: MLQPRWREVSALLLWTTAVFLVLGLASYEHDPATGQSTGEDWVGPVGAACAHGLVTLIGLVAWTVPLEAALLGIPFVRGQKSTITPARLAGDALIALTAAAMIQVGWPGRLAFGHHVAGGVVGELFGELSRSLFSTIGSFLVGFAFLGLILIGRASFSFIALIRWLVRLGEKSARGTASGAKSVAEAWQTARQIEREKTEKARLAELPRIGAAAEAEATIAVLPEEAEDDEGIEPAADSSEPALPAELDIGEAMTIDPAEAPKRRQRKPRAPKVAAAGAVEAESSPTPTLGGESRPQADLRRRGRGPTAVADDKISAVETNVDSDDAEVVENIETKGSRRKRAPSPPGGGQGRGAEQPSAGPTIVDTSAALAREAPVPELEASPAPAPVSPAPSPAAAAKPKEKEPTIVPPAPTAPPPAAPKPPKLVPAFGSGFRLPSIDFLIASKQDPSLAIDHETLLKNAELLVKTLGDYGVSGKVEDILPGPTVTTFEVSPAAGTKVSKVASLADDLALALARKVRIVAPIPGKNRIGFELPNERRIPVSLRDLVEDRRFQTLDAPLPVVLGRDILGAPVYADLASMPHVIVAGATGAGKSVGLNVMLSSLLYRRTPEELRLLMIDPKVVELAPFDRIPHMLLPVVTDMKQAATALKWAVDEMERRYQLFADAGTKNIGTFNAWVDRVHRGEARNPAPKVVIAKDHNGLPEAINPDFTSGEQGEAPLPEKLPLIVIVVDEFADLMMQQGKDVEAAVARLAQKARAAGMHVILATQRPSVDVITGMIKANFPTRIAFRVAQKVDSRTILDEQGAEHLLGRGDMLIKLNGTNETKRVQCPMITEEEVQAITDFLRLQGEPVYDENILKPRDDEGGGEEVEDAEQDAMYDDAVRMVADTRRCSTSWLQRKLGLGYNRAARIVEMMERRGLVGPANGAKDREVLIDPI; encoded by the coding sequence GTGCTTCAGCCACGCTGGCGGGAAGTCTCGGCCCTCCTTCTATGGACCACCGCCGTGTTCCTCGTACTGGGGCTTGCCTCGTACGAGCACGATCCGGCCACGGGTCAGAGCACCGGTGAGGACTGGGTCGGCCCCGTCGGTGCGGCGTGCGCCCATGGCTTGGTGACCCTCATCGGCCTGGTGGCATGGACCGTTCCGCTCGAGGCCGCGTTGCTCGGCATCCCGTTCGTGCGCGGGCAGAAGAGCACGATCACGCCAGCGCGCCTGGCCGGTGACGCGCTCATCGCGTTGACCGCCGCGGCGATGATTCAAGTGGGGTGGCCCGGGCGTCTTGCGTTTGGCCATCACGTGGCCGGCGGCGTGGTGGGCGAGTTGTTCGGCGAACTCTCTCGGTCGCTGTTCTCGACCATTGGCTCGTTCTTGGTGGGGTTCGCCTTCCTCGGGCTCATCTTGATCGGGCGCGCGTCGTTCTCGTTCATCGCGCTCATTCGGTGGCTGGTCCGTCTTGGCGAAAAGAGCGCGCGCGGTACGGCCTCGGGTGCCAAGAGCGTGGCAGAGGCCTGGCAAACGGCCCGCCAGATCGAGCGCGAAAAAACCGAGAAGGCGCGCCTCGCGGAACTTCCGCGCATCGGCGCTGCGGCGGAGGCCGAGGCGACCATCGCCGTGTTGCCCGAGGAGGCGGAGGACGACGAGGGCATCGAGCCGGCCGCCGATTCGAGCGAGCCCGCGTTGCCTGCGGAACTCGACATTGGCGAGGCGATGACCATCGACCCCGCCGAGGCCCCGAAGCGCCGCCAGCGCAAGCCGCGCGCACCGAAGGTCGCCGCTGCGGGTGCTGTGGAGGCCGAAAGCTCCCCCACCCCAACCCTCGGAGGGGAAAGTCGGCCGCAAGCGGACCTCCGGCGTCGGGGGAGGGGGCCGACGGCCGTCGCCGACGACAAGATCAGCGCGGTCGAGACGAACGTCGACAGCGATGATGCGGAAGTCGTCGAGAACATCGAGACGAAGGGCTCGCGCCGAAAGCGAGCTCCCTCCCCCCCCGGAGGAGGGCAGGGGAGGGGGGCCGAACAACCATCTGCCGGCCCCACCATCGTCGACACCTCCGCGGCCCTCGCCCGCGAAGCCCCCGTTCCCGAGCTCGAGGCTTCTCCGGCACCCGCTCCTGTCTCGCCCGCGCCGTCTCCGGCGGCCGCCGCGAAGCCCAAAGAGAAAGAGCCCACGATCGTCCCCCCAGCCCCGACGGCCCCGCCGCCGGCTGCCCCCAAGCCGCCGAAGCTCGTTCCGGCCTTTGGATCCGGCTTCCGCCTGCCCTCGATCGATTTCCTCATCGCCTCCAAGCAGGACCCGAGCCTGGCGATCGATCACGAGACCTTGCTCAAGAACGCCGAGCTCCTGGTGAAGACCCTGGGCGACTACGGCGTGAGCGGCAAGGTGGAGGACATTCTCCCGGGCCCCACCGTCACCACCTTCGAAGTCTCCCCCGCCGCCGGCACCAAAGTCTCCAAGGTCGCTTCGCTCGCCGACGACCTGGCGCTGGCCCTTGCCCGCAAGGTCCGCATCGTCGCGCCCATCCCGGGCAAGAACCGCATCGGCTTCGAGCTCCCCAACGAGCGCCGCATCCCCGTCAGCCTGCGCGACCTCGTCGAGGATCGCCGCTTCCAAACGCTCGATGCACCGCTGCCCGTCGTCCTCGGTCGCGACATCCTCGGCGCTCCCGTTTACGCCGACTTGGCGAGCATGCCCCACGTCATCGTGGCCGGTGCCACCGGCGCCGGTAAGAGCGTCGGGCTCAACGTCATGCTCTCGTCGCTCCTCTATCGGCGCACGCCCGAGGAGCTGCGCCTGCTGATGATCGACCCCAAGGTCGTCGAGCTCGCGCCGTTCGATCGGATTCCGCACATGCTCCTGCCAGTGGTCACTGACATGAAGCAAGCCGCGACGGCCCTGAAGTGGGCCGTCGACGAAATGGAACGCCGCTATCAGTTATTCGCCGACGCGGGCACGAAGAACATCGGCACCTTCAATGCATGGGTCGACCGCGTGCACCGCGGCGAGGCTCGCAACCCGGCCCCCAAAGTGGTCATCGCCAAGGACCACAATGGCTTGCCCGAGGCCATCAACCCCGACTTCACCAGCGGCGAGCAGGGGGAGGCCCCGCTTCCCGAAAAGTTGCCGCTCATCGTCATCGTGGTCGACGAATTTGCCGACTTGATGATGCAGCAAGGCAAAGATGTGGAGGCCGCGGTCGCGCGTCTGGCGCAAAAGGCGCGCGCCGCGGGCATGCACGTCATCCTGGCGACGCAGCGTCCGAGCGTCGACGTCATCACGGGCATGATCAAGGCCAACTTCCCGACGCGTATTGCGTTTCGCGTCGCCCAAAAGGTCGACAGCCGCACCATCTTGGACGAGCAAGGCGCCGAGCATCTCCTCGGCCGCGGCGACATGCTCATCAAGCTCAATGGCACGAACGAGACCAAGCGCGTCCAGTGCCCGATGATCACCGAGGAAGAAGTCCAGGCGATCACGGACTTTCTGCGCCTGCAGGGTGAGCCGGTCTACGACGAGAACATCCTCAAGCCGCGCGACGACGAGGGTGGCGGCGAGGAAGTCGAGGACGCCGAGCAGGACGCGATGTACGACGACGCCGTGCGCATGGTGGCCGATACCCGCCGGTGCTCCACGTCATGGCTTCAGCGCAAACTCGGCCTTGGCTACAACCGCGCGGCCCGCATCGTGGAGATGATGGAGCGGCGCGGTCTGGTCGGTCCGGCCAACGGCGCAAAAGACCGCGAAGTCCTCATCGATCCCATTTGA
- a CDS encoding DUF1080 domain-containing protein codes for MRAKWAVLGTTAVSALACSSLLDVKDLPALSKDAGVDAPPPPPSFCQKLPAPVTFCRDFDDGKLFYEDFTRVSDSPNRLTVDETNVVSPPFALLSEVSAPADERSVMVRKFQGLLPKELRLSFELFIEKGPVSPVNASIAHLDFAPDTANHHSLEFKVTTNSGEVSEYLGTAGYANSPFTGPQPVAGKWQHYDIHVDVEKRHLTIALDGTTTVDTNLEGPWPKSEVWLSVGIFWVKEQNVNVIVRHDNVVLDLK; via the coding sequence GTGCGGGCGAAGTGGGCAGTCCTTGGGACGACCGCGGTCAGTGCCCTGGCCTGCTCGTCATTGTTGGACGTAAAGGATCTTCCCGCCCTATCGAAGGACGCCGGCGTGGATGCGCCTCCGCCGCCACCGAGCTTCTGTCAGAAGTTGCCAGCCCCCGTCACGTTCTGCCGCGACTTCGACGACGGGAAGTTGTTTTACGAAGACTTCACCCGAGTATCGGACTCGCCAAACCGACTCACGGTCGATGAGACGAATGTCGTGTCCCCGCCATTCGCGCTTCTATCCGAAGTTTCGGCCCCGGCAGACGAACGCTCGGTGATGGTCCGGAAATTTCAAGGCTTGCTGCCGAAGGAGCTCCGTCTCTCGTTCGAGCTCTTCATCGAAAAGGGCCCCGTCAGCCCCGTAAACGCGTCCATCGCGCACCTCGACTTCGCACCGGACACTGCGAATCACCACAGCCTCGAGTTCAAAGTGACCACCAACTCCGGCGAGGTGTCGGAGTATCTAGGCACGGCGGGCTATGCAAACTCGCCCTTCACCGGCCCCCAACCCGTAGCGGGCAAATGGCAGCACTACGACATTCATGTCGATGTCGAGAAGCGCCATCTCACCATAGCCCTCGATGGTACGACCACCGTCGATACGAACCTCGAGGGCCCGTGGCCCAAGTCCGAGGTTTGGCTGAGCGTGGGCATCTTTTGGGTGAAGGAACAGAACGTCAACGTGATCGTTCGCCACGACAACGTCGTTCTCGATTTGAAATAG
- a CDS encoding peptidoglycan-binding protein, whose amino-acid sequence MSDTIHESEKFGRIDLATTAGVQTALSFLSFDPGEVDGLDGPKTRAALKSFQESVGIAADGLIGPNSRRELLSALQTAASVA is encoded by the coding sequence ATGAGCGACACCATTCACGAGTCCGAGAAGTTCGGTCGCATCGATCTCGCCACGACCGCGGGCGTTCAGACCGCGCTCAGTTTCCTCAGCTTCGATCCGGGCGAGGTCGATGGCCTCGACGGTCCCAAGACACGCGCCGCGCTGAAGTCCTTTCAGGAATCGGTGGGCATCGCCGCCGATGGCCTCATCGGGCCCAACTCACGGCGCGAGCTGCTCAGCGCCCTGCAGACGGCGGCGTCTGTCGCGTAG
- a CDS encoding CoA pyrophosphatase, translating into MNAETEGRMAAVAAILRDGPDGEDAEILLIRRAERLRDPWSGHMAFPGGRREVVDRTIVDTAIRETREEVGLDLAAHGTVLHRLPNRAATARGKITDLTVAAFVFELPRAETNLTNLVSNVEVAEAIWTPLGPLARGETVTTFEYLHEDTMLTFPGYRVGERVVWGLTWRMLQALFTALHE; encoded by the coding sequence ATGAATGCCGAAACCGAGGGTCGCATGGCGGCCGTCGCGGCCATTTTGCGTGACGGGCCCGACGGCGAAGACGCGGAAATCCTGCTGATTCGGCGCGCCGAGCGGCTGCGGGATCCGTGGTCGGGCCACATGGCCTTTCCCGGGGGTCGCCGCGAAGTGGTGGATCGCACCATCGTGGACACGGCCATCCGCGAGACGCGCGAGGAGGTCGGTCTCGACCTCGCCGCGCACGGCACCGTGCTTCATCGCCTTCCCAACCGCGCCGCCACCGCGCGGGGCAAGATCACCGATCTCACGGTGGCGGCCTTCGTCTTCGAGCTCCCGCGCGCCGAAACGAACCTCACGAACCTGGTGTCCAACGTCGAAGTCGCCGAGGCCATCTGGACGCCTCTCGGTCCGCTGGCGCGTGGGGAAACGGTGACGACGTTCGAGTACCTGCACGAGGACACCATGCTGACCTTCCCCGGTTACCGCGTGGGGGAGCGCGTCGTTTGGGGTCTCACGTGGCGTATGCTGCAGGCGCTCTTCACGGCGCTGCACGAGTAG
- a CDS encoding FHA domain-containing protein, which produces MSSDPNKKSGRTFQCRDVLWETFEQMARELECSVDYLINEAMKQYARQRSYGTGARPQFSSTPSGSPTSERGGYPPPPPPPRAGGLPPPPARPSRQTPGPLPPPPARTQGGMHGLPAPPPRGPSGQMPAVPRSVPPPARSVPPPIPRGGPPPMQGHQMPMGPGGHMQQPMASNGYPPQVHAGPQLCVMYQGEKIPINKDRFVIGRGKQSSDLTLKDPNVSRQHAMIEFQNGIYFMVDMGSTNGVEFNGQRIARKQIAEGDLFKICDHDLRFTYR; this is translated from the coding sequence ATGAGCTCGGATCCGAACAAGAAGAGCGGCCGAACCTTCCAATGCCGCGACGTGCTTTGGGAGACTTTCGAGCAGATGGCGCGCGAGCTCGAGTGCAGCGTCGATTACCTCATCAACGAGGCGATGAAGCAGTACGCGCGGCAGCGCAGCTATGGAACGGGAGCGCGCCCGCAGTTTTCGAGCACGCCCAGCGGCTCGCCCACGTCCGAGCGCGGAGGCTATCCGCCGCCGCCTCCCCCACCGCGTGCGGGAGGTCTGCCGCCCCCGCCGGCGCGTCCGTCGCGTCAGACACCGGGACCGCTTCCGCCGCCCCCTGCCCGCACGCAGGGTGGCATGCACGGGCTACCCGCACCGCCCCCGCGCGGTCCGAGCGGGCAAATGCCTGCGGTCCCGCGCTCCGTGCCGCCGCCGGCCCGCAGCGTACCGCCGCCGATTCCCCGCGGTGGGCCGCCACCCATGCAGGGGCACCAGATGCCCATGGGGCCGGGCGGGCATATGCAGCAGCCGATGGCGTCCAACGGCTACCCGCCGCAAGTTCACGCCGGGCCGCAGCTCTGCGTCATGTACCAGGGCGAGAAGATCCCCATCAACAAGGACCGCTTCGTCATCGGCCGCGGCAAGCAGTCGAGCGATCTGACCCTGAAGGACCCCAACGTCTCGCGGCAGCACGCGATGATCGAGTTCCAGAACGGGATCTACTTCATGGTCGACATGGGCTCGACCAACGGGGTCGAGTTCAACGGCCAGCGCATCGCCCGCAAGCAAATCGCCGAGGGCGATCTCTTCAAAATTTGCGACCACGATCTGCGCTTCACGTACCGCTGA
- a CDS encoding cyclic nucleotide-binding domain-containing protein, whose protein sequence is MDGIPPAAKTDAEDVVWALQTADALWKRHERVDAIVWLRRAAQAAAESHNDDRALSLARSAAELSEFIARNPSPPRQASRPETDELAAEEVEPIQFDDEVVTNSRVASARSLAAISGEVLVPAELRAATVSHPSAPASGFGVNNANNPGASQERERLELPKRVGTPSSTQRRAAPPPLPPRRPPPPPPPPVLPRLPEPTINVEEEELLPSANLKLIEDEDEEIESVPTQEAPRRPAAFQPALVPSLEPEPESEAEPAPSSALTFLPAPVPETESEPEAEPEPDPDLPTDAAVFDSVTQKIKADLRALDVSARRSVADDNVPPPSPAIPAASLPPAPSLPSGPELAVAETAPPPIDLSSLEAFADLPDDAREAFAAAAYVHELHADDEAAGFALAVVIDGEVDVCATIAEASGERLGAGAVLRMRGSVGPDVPARFVCASERAKVATWNIDAVEEAFRTCPWVENDLCAAANRTHALVGATMGPLGERLDAMLRKQITDRLDVRPLEPGDVLVAKGQPVPGVVLVGTGYLEVVRDDGTVIERISAGQFLFSSSILGGGAAPATARASSEGTIVLFGERMVAHELLLTCPPLLEVLAGM, encoded by the coding sequence ATGGACGGCATCCCGCCTGCCGCAAAAACCGACGCGGAGGACGTCGTTTGGGCCCTCCAGACGGCCGACGCTCTCTGGAAGCGGCACGAGAGGGTCGACGCCATCGTGTGGTTGCGAAGGGCAGCGCAAGCCGCTGCCGAATCGCACAACGATGATCGGGCCCTGAGCCTCGCGCGATCGGCTGCCGAGCTTTCGGAGTTCATTGCCCGCAATCCGTCACCACCTCGCCAGGCGAGCCGCCCCGAAACGGACGAGCTCGCGGCCGAGGAGGTAGAGCCCATTCAGTTCGACGACGAGGTGGTCACCAACTCCCGCGTGGCGAGCGCCCGGTCGCTTGCGGCCATCAGCGGAGAAGTGCTCGTCCCCGCCGAGCTGCGCGCGGCCACCGTGTCTCATCCCAGCGCCCCTGCAAGCGGGTTCGGGGTGAACAATGCGAACAATCCAGGCGCTTCCCAAGAACGCGAGCGCCTGGAGTTACCAAAGCGCGTGGGCACGCCATCGTCGACGCAGCGTCGGGCCGCACCGCCTCCTCTTCCTCCGCGCCGACCGCCGCCGCCGCCTCCCCCTCCGGTCCTCCCGCGTTTGCCGGAGCCGACCATCAATGTCGAGGAAGAGGAGCTTCTGCCAAGCGCCAACTTGAAGCTGATCGAGGACGAGGACGAGGAGATCGAGTCCGTCCCGACGCAAGAAGCACCGCGCCGTCCGGCCGCGTTCCAGCCCGCGCTGGTTCCCTCGTTGGAGCCGGAACCCGAGTCGGAGGCGGAGCCCGCCCCTTCCTCCGCGCTGACCTTCCTGCCGGCACCCGTACCGGAGACGGAGTCCGAGCCCGAGGCGGAGCCAGAGCCCGACCCGGACCTGCCGACGGACGCTGCGGTGTTCGACAGCGTGACGCAGAAGATCAAGGCCGACCTGCGCGCACTCGACGTGTCGGCGCGCCGCTCGGTGGCCGATGACAACGTGCCACCGCCATCGCCGGCCATCCCCGCGGCCTCGTTGCCGCCCGCTCCATCGTTGCCCTCGGGGCCGGAGCTCGCGGTGGCCGAAACGGCGCCCCCGCCGATCGATCTGTCGTCGCTGGAGGCATTTGCCGATTTGCCCGACGATGCGCGCGAGGCCTTTGCGGCCGCGGCCTACGTTCACGAGCTTCACGCGGACGACGAGGCCGCCGGCTTCGCCCTGGCCGTCGTCATCGACGGCGAAGTCGATGTATGCGCAACCATCGCCGAAGCCTCGGGCGAACGCCTCGGTGCGGGGGCCGTGCTCCGGATGCGCGGCTCGGTGGGGCCCGACGTACCGGCACGCTTCGTGTGCGCGTCGGAGCGCGCCAAGGTGGCCACGTGGAACATCGACGCCGTCGAGGAAGCATTCCGCACGTGCCCATGGGTCGAGAACGATCTGTGCGCCGCCGCGAACCGCACGCACGCGCTCGTGGGCGCGACGATGGGGCCTCTCGGCGAGCGTCTCGATGCGATGCTTCGCAAGCAGATCACGGACCGCCTCGACGTGCGCCCGCTCGAACCGGGTGACGTGCTGGTCGCGAAAGGCCAGCCCGTACCCGGTGTGGTGCTGGTGGGCACCGGTTACTTGGAAGTGGTGCGCGACGATGGCACCGTCATCGAACGCATTTCGGCGGGCCAGTTCCTCTTCTCGAGTTCGATCCTGGGAGGCGGCGCCGCACCTGCAACGGCGCGCGCTTCGTCGGAAGGCACCATCGTTCTCTTTGGCGAGCGCATGGTGGCGCACGAACTGCTGCTCACGTGTCCTCCCCTGCTCGAAGTTTTGGCGGGGATGTGA